CTTCCGTCCGCACCGCCTCGGGCTCCTGCTGCGCGTCCGTCCCCGACCGCAGCGACTCCGGCAGGTGCGACGGCTCCACCACCGGCCCCGGCGACGTGGCCACCGCGTACTCCACCGTGTTCTTCAGCTCGCGCACGTTGCCCGGCCACGCGTGCGCGCCCAGCACCTCCATGGTCGCGGCGGACAGGTGCAGCGGCGGACGCCCTGCCCTCGCGCATGCGTCCTCCATGAACGCCCGAGCCAGCAGCGGCAGCTCCCGGGGCCTGTCCCGCAGCGGCGGCAACACCACCACCGCCGCGGACAGGCGGAAGAACAGGTCCTGCCGGAACCGCCCCGCCTTCACCTCGTCCGCCAGCACCCGGTGCGTGGCCGCCACCACGCGCAGGTCCACCGGCCGCTCACGCGAATCCCCCAGCCGGGTAATCACCTGCTGATCCAACGCGCGCAGCAGCTTGGCCTGGATGGGCAGCGACAGCTCCGCGACCTCGTCCAGGAACAGCGTCCCGCCGCTCGCCCGCTCCAGCAGGCCCGCGCGCGCCCGGTCCGCGCCGGAGAACGCGCCCCGCTCGTGGCCGAACAACTCCCCTTCCACCAGGCTCTCCGGCAGCGCCGCGCAGTTGAGCGGCACGAACGGCTGCGCCGAGCGCGGCGACCAGTGATGCACCGCCCACGCCGCGTTCTCCTTCCCCGCCCCCGTCTCGCCGTGGATGAGCACCGGCAGCGGGCTCGCCGCCAGCCGTCGGAGCAGTTCGAACAGGCGCATCAGCGCCGCGTCCGCCACCACCACCGACCGCTCGCCCAGCGCCAGCCGGTACATGGACGGTCCGCTGACCCGCACCTCCCCCGGGGCCGCCGCCAGCGCCGCCGCCTTCGCCGCGCCCAGCAGCGCGTCCCCCTGCATCCCGTCCCCCGGCGCCGACGCCAGCCCCGCCCGCACGCGCCCGGCCATCGGCGTGAGCACCGA
The sequence above is drawn from the Corallococcus macrosporus genome and encodes:
- a CDS encoding sigma 54-interacting transcriptional regulator; this encodes MPSRDLMDTEDSRRGASRAAPADRLYLLLLQGNTSTLVPLPREGAVVIGRAAGADILVEDASVSRQHAKVGVAEGEAFIADLGSHNGVRVNGERVQGTRPLDGGDVVTLGNVTLVFHRGERPLPERRALEAEGLRARLSEELDRVRSSGLAVSVLALEVESARVPQVELVRALHGALRLMDGVGQVGGTLMVLLPDLSGEEAEAAAAHLVSVLTPMAGRVRAGLASAPGDGMQGDALLGAAKAAALAAAPGEVRVSGPSMYRLALGERSVVVADAALMRLFELLRRLAASPLPVLIHGETGAGKENAAWAVHHWSPRSAQPFVPLNCAALPESLVEGELFGHERGAFSGADRARAGLLERASGGTLFLDEVAELSLPIQAKLLRALDQQVITRLGDSRERPVDLRVVAATHRVLADEVKAGRFRQDLFFRLSAAVVVLPPLRDRPRELPLLARAFMEDACARAGRPPLHLSAATMEVLGAHAWPGNVRELKNTVEYAVATSPGPVVEPSHLPESLRSGTDAQQEPEAVRTEGAAEAPKVFQNLAEELRTLERQRMQEALEATGGVQTRAAQLIGMPLRTFAFKLKQHRITPSRGRGPAGE